From one Candidatus Zixiibacteriota bacterium genomic stretch:
- a CDS encoding MtnX-like HAD-IB family phosphatase has protein sequence MNKTHLAIFCDFDGTVARRDVGYHLYRHFSGGRNEALLPDWKAGRLSTRDCMRLESEMVRATPQQIDNFLDQFELDPTFAEFTRLCADAGVPVVIVSEGLDLYIRRLLLRAGLDQVSFRSNIAHLENGGIRIEFPYPFRICPGCGNCKAARIEEFRRAAGETCRVVFVGDGYSDACGARAADIVFAKKDLMAYCDSEKIAYNVFGDFKDVSSRLIQQGLLVLKRESG, from the coding sequence ATGAATAAGACCCACCTGGCCATATTCTGCGATTTCGACGGCACGGTGGCACGGCGGGACGTGGGGTATCACCTGTACCGCCACTTTTCCGGAGGCCGCAACGAGGCGTTGCTTCCAGACTGGAAAGCCGGGCGCCTCTCGACTCGCGACTGCATGCGGCTCGAATCCGAGATGGTTCGCGCCACACCACAGCAGATTGACAACTTTCTGGACCAATTCGAACTCGACCCGACTTTCGCCGAGTTTACTCGGCTCTGCGCTGACGCCGGCGTGCCGGTGGTAATCGTCTCCGAGGGGTTGGACCTGTATATCCGTCGACTGCTCCTTCGGGCGGGGCTCGATCAGGTCAGCTTCCGGAGCAATATCGCCCACCTGGAGAACGGCGGGATCAGAATAGAATTCCCCTACCCGTTCCGGATCTGTCCCGGCTGCGGCAATTGCAAGGCTGCCCGGATAGAGGAGTTCCGGCGAGCTGCGGGAGAGACCTGTCGCGTGGTTTTTGTGGGCGACGGGTATTCTGACGCCTGCGGCGCCCGGGCGGCCGATATCGTTTTTGCCAAAAAGGATCTGATGGCATATTGCGACTCTGAGAAGATTGCGTATAATGTTTTCGGTGATTTCAAGGACGTTTCCAGCCGATTGATACAACAAGGACTCCTTGTCTTGAAGCGTGAATCCGGATGA
- a CDS encoding sugar phosphate nucleotidyltransferase, translating to MKAIVMAGGFGTRLRPLTINTPKPMVPIGNIPMMEHVVGLLARHGLADVTSLLYFQPESIRGHFGDGAAVGVRMSYEKPADDLGTAGAVRYAVGDTREPVLVISGDLVTNFDLAEAIAWHRQKEADATVLLTRVENPIAYGIVITDDDGRIVRFLEKPTWGEAFSDTINTGIYILEPQAVELIPKDENFDFSQNLFPLMLKKGMKLCGKIMAGYWKDVGNVDEYFRAHFDLFGGDLKLDLKAERQILDQAVIHRGRNVHLGQGTRFSGTILLGDDVHVGDGSALHNCALGQRVRIGAGCSLKDTVVWADTTIGGQCRFSRALVCARVQIGDNVELADHAIISDDCVVGDDATVRANCKIWPGKRVDESAIVSSSLVWGDAWNRELFTDSKITGLALTEITPEMAVKVGAAFGATLGPGAAVVTSREVSDVAQLLRRSMMAGLLASGVNVYDLETLPVPVVRYALRKGEYAAGIYARHNPVDYRYLDFIFFHGSALDMPPSQLKKVERNYFGEDFQRASINDIGHLDYPQGILRDYQADFMSEVDAEIIKEAGFKIVVDYAHGSSSEVFPDLFSRLGISTTELNSHPNPKKSSVPPEESARAIVQLSAIVRSLNADVGFRINPAAEKLTVVDENGRPLDDQILLMIVTELYLQTHHPKRIAVPVAATMGIEEIAERYGVEVVRVTNDHQAMMKIHNSGGADFVGGTRGGFIFSRFHSGADAMFALIHILEMLAQTRGRLSHLRTNYEHLVRQTVTVPCPWSRKGMVMRRLITESANKRRQLIDGVRILEDDGWVLIAPDRFNAAFSIFAESTSRKTTESLIRNYRTVVETCQDSQK from the coding sequence ATGAAGGCTATTGTCATGGCAGGCGGGTTCGGGACCCGTCTACGCCCCCTAACAATCAACACCCCCAAGCCGATGGTGCCGATCGGCAATATCCCCATGATGGAACATGTGGTCGGCCTCCTCGCCCGGCATGGCCTGGCTGACGTAACCTCGTTGCTGTATTTCCAGCCCGAGAGTATCCGCGGGCATTTCGGCGACGGCGCCGCGGTCGGCGTGCGCATGAGCTACGAGAAGCCCGCGGATGATCTCGGCACCGCCGGAGCTGTCCGCTATGCCGTGGGGGACACCCGGGAGCCGGTACTCGTGATCTCAGGCGACCTGGTAACGAATTTCGATCTGGCGGAAGCCATTGCCTGGCACCGGCAGAAAGAGGCCGACGCCACCGTTTTGCTCACGCGGGTGGAAAACCCGATCGCCTACGGAATCGTGATTACCGACGACGACGGCCGGATCGTGCGCTTTCTGGAAAAGCCGACCTGGGGCGAGGCGTTCTCTGATACGATCAATACCGGTATTTACATTCTGGAGCCCCAGGCGGTCGAACTGATCCCCAAAGACGAGAATTTCGACTTCTCTCAAAACCTCTTCCCGCTGATGCTGAAAAAGGGGATGAAGCTGTGCGGCAAGATCATGGCGGGATACTGGAAAGATGTCGGCAATGTTGACGAGTACTTCCGCGCCCATTTTGATTTGTTCGGGGGCGACCTGAAGCTGGATCTCAAGGCCGAGCGGCAGATCCTGGATCAGGCGGTGATTCACCGCGGCCGCAATGTCCACCTCGGGCAGGGTACCAGATTCTCCGGTACGATATTGCTGGGGGATGACGTGCACGTGGGCGACGGCTCCGCGCTGCACAACTGCGCGCTCGGGCAGCGGGTACGGATAGGGGCAGGCTGCAGTCTCAAGGACACGGTGGTGTGGGCGGATACCACGATCGGCGGCCAGTGCCGTTTCTCGCGGGCCCTGGTGTGCGCCCGGGTTCAGATCGGCGATAATGTCGAGCTGGCCGATCATGCCATCATCTCCGATGACTGCGTGGTAGGCGATGACGCTACGGTGCGAGCCAACTGCAAGATCTGGCCCGGGAAGCGGGTAGACGAGAGCGCGATTGTGTCATCGTCGCTGGTATGGGGCGATGCCTGGAACCGGGAACTGTTCACGGATTCTAAGATCACCGGCCTGGCCCTGACCGAGATTACGCCGGAGATGGCTGTAAAAGTTGGCGCGGCGTTTGGTGCCACACTGGGGCCGGGAGCTGCGGTAGTAACCAGCCGGGAAGTCTCAGACGTAGCGCAGCTACTGAGACGCTCTATGATGGCCGGGCTGCTTGCCTCAGGTGTCAACGTATACGACCTGGAAACGCTGCCCGTGCCGGTTGTACGCTACGCCCTTCGAAAGGGCGAATATGCCGCCGGCATCTACGCTCGTCACAACCCCGTCGATTATCGCTATCTCGACTTCATCTTTTTCCACGGGTCGGCGCTCGACATGCCGCCGTCGCAGCTCAAGAAGGTCGAGCGGAATTATTTCGGTGAGGATTTCCAGCGCGCTTCAATCAATGACATCGGCCACCTCGACTATCCCCAGGGCATCTTGCGGGATTACCAGGCCGATTTCATGTCCGAGGTGGACGCCGAGATCATCAAAGAAGCCGGGTTCAAAATTGTTGTCGATTATGCCCACGGGTCATCGTCGGAAGTATTCCCCGACCTTTTCTCGCGGCTCGGTATTTCCACCACGGAGCTTAACTCACACCCTAATCCGAAGAAATCTTCGGTGCCGCCCGAAGAGTCGGCGCGGGCGATTGTGCAGTTGTCGGCCATAGTTCGCTCACTAAATGCTGATGTCGGATTCCGAATCAACCCGGCTGCCGAGAAGCTGACTGTGGTAGATGAGAACGGCCGCCCGCTCGACGACCAGATCCTCCTCATGATAGTCACCGAGCTGTACTTACAGACGCATCATCCAAAGAGAATCGCCGTGCCGGTGGCGGCTACGATGGGGATCGAGGAGATCGCCGAGCGGTACGGGGTCGAGGTGGTGCGCGTGACCAACGATCACCAGGCGATGATGAAGATTCACAACTCCGGTGGCGCCGACTTTGTGGGCGGCACGCGCGGCGGGTTTATCTTCTCACGCTTTCACAGCGGCGCCGACGCTATGTTCGCGCTCATTCACATTCTGGAGATGCTCGCCCAGACCCGCGGGCGGCTCAGCCACCTGAGAACCAACTATGAGCATCTCGTGCGGCAGACGGTGACGGTGCCTTGCCCGTGGTCGCGCAAGGGGATGGTCATGCGACGGCTGATCACCGAGTCGGCCAACAAGCGGCGGCAGTTGATCGACGGTGTGCGCATTCTCGAGGACGACGGCTGGGTACTGATCGCGCCGGACCGGTTCAACGCTGCGTTCAGCATCTTTGCGGAGTCGACGTCGCGTAAGACCACTGAATCGCTGATCCGCAACTACCGCACGGTGGTCGAGACTTGCCAGGACAGCCAGAAGTAA
- a CDS encoding SRPBCC domain-containing protein: MAELLNEKVRQRTFIAAAPDEVFDTVTSATHWDKFFTTGMELDPKPGGVCSFSWKDWGPDEYTMKVPGKVLEIERPRLFSFQWGAEQRATTVRIELTAQDGGTVVTLEEGGYRDTSDGRAMILECASGWGEALTLLKFYIEHGITYRCERTTSRR; the protein is encoded by the coding sequence ATGGCTGAGCTACTAAACGAGAAAGTCCGGCAGCGGACGTTCATCGCCGCAGCGCCGGACGAGGTGTTCGATACAGTCACTTCGGCGACACACTGGGACAAGTTTTTCACGACCGGCATGGAATTGGATCCCAAGCCCGGAGGCGTCTGCTCGTTTTCCTGGAAGGACTGGGGCCCGGATGAATACACAATGAAGGTGCCGGGGAAGGTGCTCGAGATAGAACGCCCGCGGCTCTTTTCGTTCCAGTGGGGTGCCGAACAGCGGGCGACAACTGTCCGAATTGAGTTGACCGCGCAGGATGGGGGTACGGTGGTGACGCTTGAAGAGGGGGGCTATCGCGACACCTCCGATGGCCGCGCCATGATCCTCGAGTGTGCATCCGGCTGGGGTGAGGCCCTGACCCTCCTGAAATTCTACATCGAGCACGGGATCACCTACCGTTGTGAACGGACCACGTCGAGAAGGTAG
- the asnS gene encoding asparagine--tRNA ligase — protein sequence MDYKTRTRISRVLIDDAVPAGTAITVLGWVRTVRISKAVAFVEINDGSCMGNIQAVVHEPAKLPVLEKLLTGASVRVKGKLVPSQGEGQKYELTVESLDLVGEADPSYPLQKKRHTFEYLREIAHLRPRTNTFGAVARIKSKLAYAIHKYYQERGFYYIHTPLITGSDCEGAGDLFRVTTLDLDKLPRKDGRIDWDADFFASETFLAVSGQLEGELLATALGDIYTFGPTFRAENSNTSRHASEFWMIEPEMAWAELVDNMDLAEDFLKYLFRYALEECADDMAFFNQWVDKDVIRTLESVVNSQFERITYTQAIDLLKKSGEKFEYPTEWGSDLQSEHERYLTEKKIGRPVIVTDYPEQIKSFYMRVNDDGKTVAAMDVLVPKVGEIIGGSQREERYDVLMDRIKKKGMTGIENYYWYTDIRRWGTVPHAGFGLGFERSVMYITGMANIRDVLTFPRVPRWAKF from the coding sequence ATGGATTACAAAACCCGAACCCGCATTTCGCGCGTCCTTATAGATGACGCAGTTCCGGCAGGCACAGCTATCACCGTGCTCGGCTGGGTAAGAACCGTCCGTATTTCTAAAGCGGTCGCCTTTGTCGAAATCAACGACGGTTCCTGCATGGGGAATATCCAGGCGGTCGTACACGAACCGGCTAAACTGCCGGTGCTGGAAAAGCTGCTGACCGGCGCTTCGGTACGAGTCAAAGGCAAACTGGTGCCGTCGCAAGGTGAGGGCCAGAAGTACGAGCTGACAGTCGAGTCGCTTGACCTGGTCGGCGAGGCCGACCCGTCGTACCCGCTCCAGAAGAAACGGCATACTTTTGAATACTTACGCGAGATCGCCCACCTTCGGCCGCGCACCAATACGTTTGGGGCGGTAGCGCGTATCAAGTCGAAACTGGCCTATGCCATTCACAAGTACTATCAGGAGCGCGGCTTTTACTATATCCACACGCCGCTGATTACTGGCTCGGACTGCGAGGGAGCCGGTGACCTGTTTCGGGTGACCACGCTCGATCTGGACAAACTGCCACGCAAGGACGGCAGGATAGACTGGGATGCCGATTTCTTTGCGTCGGAGACATTTCTTGCGGTGTCAGGCCAACTCGAGGGCGAGCTATTAGCCACCGCGCTGGGAGATATATATACGTTCGGGCCGACCTTCCGCGCCGAGAATTCCAATACCAGCCGGCACGCCTCGGAGTTCTGGATGATCGAACCGGAGATGGCCTGGGCGGAGCTGGTAGACAACATGGATCTGGCCGAGGATTTTCTGAAATACCTGTTCCGCTACGCGCTCGAAGAGTGCGCCGACGACATGGCGTTCTTTAATCAGTGGGTGGACAAGGATGTCATCCGTACGCTCGAAAGCGTGGTCAATTCGCAATTCGAGCGCATCACGTACACGCAGGCGATTGACCTGCTCAAGAAATCGGGTGAGAAGTTCGAGTACCCGACCGAGTGGGGCAGTGATCTCCAAAGCGAACATGAGCGTTACCTGACTGAGAAGAAAATCGGCCGGCCGGTGATCGTGACCGACTATCCCGAACAGATCAAGTCGTTCTATATGCGGGTCAACGATGACGGCAAAACGGTAGCTGCGATGGACGTGCTCGTGCCGAAAGTGGGGGAGATTATCGGCGGCTCGCAGCGCGAGGAACGGTACGACGTGCTCATGGATCGGATCAAGAAGAAGGGGATGACCGGCATCGAAAACTACTACTGGTACACCGACATTCGCCGTTGGGGGACCGTTCCGCACGCGGGATTCGGGCTTGGGTTCGAGCGCTCGGTCATGTACATCACCGGCATGGCGAACATACGCGACGTACTGACCTTTCCTCGCGTGCCGAGGTGGGCGAAGTTTTAG
- a CDS encoding anti-sigma factor codes for MTGKCPEYLNDLNDYLDGTLDQATCAEIQRHLGECENCRIMIDTLRQTVTLCRGGKPEPLPPALEARLNGLLKTRWEQKFGKRPG; via the coding sequence ATGACCGGGAAGTGTCCTGAGTATCTCAACGACCTGAACGACTATCTCGACGGCACTCTGGATCAGGCCACCTGCGCCGAGATACAGAGACATCTTGGCGAGTGCGAGAACTGCCGGATCATGATAGACACACTCCGCCAGACAGTCACGCTCTGCCGCGGTGGCAAGCCGGAGCCGTTGCCGCCCGCGCTCGAGGCGCGGCTCAACGGTTTGCTCAAAACCCGCTGGGAACAAAAGTTCGGCAAGCGACCGGGTTAA
- a CDS encoding sigma-70 family RNA polymerase sigma factor, producing MDEKLLVRRAQAGDFEAFTDLIKAHKDRIYGLALRLSGNSQDAEDVVQDTFLKAIDKIDQFRLESSFGTWLYSIALNQARAMLARRKQEDLKPIEEYLPVRVAADDDSGGHGHGSHGLFEWKDPEKLLEDKELRQAIDKLIAELPYQYREAFLLRYDQGLSVKEIAAIINESEAATKSRILRARLALREKLSEIFETRYDREVS from the coding sequence ATGGATGAGAAACTGTTAGTCCGGCGAGCGCAGGCCGGTGACTTCGAGGCCTTCACCGACCTCATCAAGGCCCACAAGGATCGTATTTACGGCCTGGCCCTGCGGTTGTCCGGCAACAGCCAGGACGCCGAGGATGTTGTCCAGGACACGTTTCTCAAAGCGATCGACAAGATCGACCAGTTCCGGCTGGAGTCGTCGTTCGGCACCTGGCTGTACTCGATAGCGCTCAACCAGGCGCGGGCGATGCTCGCCAGGCGGAAGCAGGAAGACCTCAAGCCGATCGAGGAGTACCTGCCGGTACGAGTGGCGGCCGATGACGACAGCGGTGGTCACGGCCATGGCAGTCATGGCTTGTTCGAGTGGAAAGACCCGGAGAAGCTGCTCGAGGACAAGGAACTTCGGCAGGCGATCGACAAACTGATCGCGGAGCTGCCGTATCAGTATCGCGAGGCGTTCTTGCTGAGGTACGACCAGGGGCTGTCGGTGAAAGAAATTGCGGCGATCATAAATGAATCCGAAGCGGCCACCAAGTCACGTATTCTGCGCGCCCGACTGGCGCTTCGGGAAAAACTCTCAGAAATTTTCGAGACCCGCTATGACCGGGAAGTGTCCTGA